One Epinephelus moara isolate mb chromosome 20, YSFRI_EMoa_1.0, whole genome shotgun sequence genomic window carries:
- the LOC126408375 gene encoding cyclin-dependent kinase inhibitor 1C-like: protein MSNVQLSSSALERLVARRTFPLHKRTSVCRNLFGPVDHEELSQEMKSKLREISERDQQRWNFNFETNTPLGGDYEWEEVPVDTTPVFYQDSVQNGRTRVPETPVKQRPSTDSVLPDTPDMDVLERLGVPESSSTPCPVEVNQENRTDKLNSGKPAHRQVPCVRRKRTDTSNNNTHITDYFVKRRRAADKKSNDMSACHLSKSPIPVEQTPRKRIR, encoded by the exons ATGTCCAACGTCCAGTTATCGAGCAGCGCACTGGAGAGGCTGGTGGCCAGGAGGACCTTTCCCCTCCACAAACGCACAAGCGTCTGCCGCAACCTCTTTGGACCGGTGGATCACGAAGAGCTGAGCCAGGAGATGAAATCCAAGCTGCGGGAGATTTCCGAGCGGGACCAGCAGAGATGGAACTTTAATTTCGAGACCAACACCCCGCTGGGTGGGGATTACGAGTGGGAAGAGGTGCCCGTGGATACGACCCCGGTGTTTTATCAGGACTCTGTACAGAACGGCAGGACCAGGGTGCCTGAGACACCCGTCAAGCAGAGGCCCTCCACGGACTCTGTTCTCCCGGACACCCCTGATATGGATGTACTGGAGCGCTTGGGCGTGCCAGAAAGCAGCAGCACTCCCTGCCCGGTGGAGGTTAACCAGGAGAACCGCACAGACAAGCTCAACTCAGGGAAGCCGGCTCACAGACAGGTCCCGTGTGTTAGACGCAAGAGGACGGACACTTctaacaacaacacacacatcacag ACTATTTCGTGAAACGAAGGAGGGCTGCTGATAAAAAATCTAATGATATGAGCGCTTGCCACCTCTCCAAGTCTCCAATCCCGGTGGAACAAACTCCACGAAAGAGGATCCGTTGA